Within Tribolium castaneum strain GA2 chromosome 10, icTriCast1.1, whole genome shotgun sequence, the genomic segment GACAATACCGTgtattatttcctaggaaatcgaaactataattattaattagatttcaaaaataattcattttattgttgatcaaattctatgcGATCAGGATTGTTCGACAATGACTAACacgtatcatttatttaaaattccatATTTATATCAATAACTTCAATATCtacatagattttttttctatatgtAAGCATTTCTATCTACATACCAATTCTTATTATCTCATACTGCTATTATTggaatcataaaaaaataaataataaaaagtacaagtgcaaatttttttttaccgcGAAACCTTGTTCTGATATGCCGCTGCTCAATCTTCTCCACTAACTCAAGTAGGCATTGGCTCTGTCTATCGTGGTCTTTCTGCGATTTCCAAGCCTCTatcacttaattttaaataataaattgataaGAAAGTGATTTCTTATCATTAAGTATTaatactttataaaaaaaagttttgcgAAACTGTTGACACAGAGAACTACAGAGAATACTATTTTTAATagcaaaaatcacaaaatctTTCGTAAGACTGAaatcaaaaacagaaaatggTAACACCGTACAAGTATACccatagaaaaatattaacgaAAAGTATATATTACCATGGTAACAGTATTACGTGTTACCAAATCTTGCCGCACTTTAACTCATTTCCTATAATTCTCTTTGGAAAAttgcataatttaataaatcaagtaaatataaaatacagagtgttccaagTTTTAAGGTCGaggcaaaaataaacatttctagtacagtaaaaatataaattaatggTCTGAACGATTGGAAATTAATTACGTTAccattttgctcaaaatttttgaggTATAGCGATAAAGCActgaaaaccaatttttgtaaaaatttagtttaagtTATTGGCGTATtgtttatgtggtaaaataattctttgagtcgtaattgctaaaatagaaTTATGCGAAAGTTTATAGCTTTTGAGTAATTAACGTTTTAAAATTGACAATAGAAAAACTTTCGTTATAATGTTTCGACCTTTCCGAGTTAAAGCGGTCTATTTTCAAAGAATTCTAACCCGATCACCGCCTGTCATAAATTATTCGAGTTTTTAGATCTCaatacaaaaatgttaaatactCAAAAGCTATCAATGTTCGCATAATTCCagttaataatagaaaatacgccgaaaacttaagaaaaaaccctaaaattggttttcaaTGTCTCACACCAATACCTTAACTAGACTTGCCTCGGCCATAGAACTTGAAACACACTGTatatcattaaaaacaaagttaacTGGTCTGCTTTTTCTACATTCCAcaattccaacaaaatagattttgttagttttcaaaatttaaaacaccgGGTATTGGGCCTCTTAAATTCCGCAagaaaaataactaattaaacTATATAGTTCATTACAACCACGGAGTGCGTAAGACTTACACCAAACAAATTTAAGAACACCGCAAAATTCGGAGTATTGAGTCACGTTTTAACTCAACAGACTTTGAAATTTGAGGAAGAAtagtaataactaataattaaGGAAATTCCGATTTTTCCACAACTTTTTACTGCCACAAGCGCACAGAGTGTATTGTTGCTGTTTTGGTGTTTCATCTTCAAAAAATGCACCAATGATAAACGAGTAATTCCAACAACGTGCTTTCAAAACAACGCTTTTGTTAATATCTGTTCGTgaaataaactataaaaatttaaccagATAAAGGACTAAATATCAAACAATTTCTTTGTAATAACATCACCCTTTTTCGCGGAAAACATTAAGTGAAGAAAGAAGTATTTACCAAAACAACTCGGTCCAGCTTCGTATCTAACACTGCATTTGGTTGCAggtgtgaaaaaataattgtgtctAATCATAGTCTTTGGTATTTGAGCGTGTTTGCTTGTAATTAAGATCGTCCAAACAATTCAATACcatttgaaaacatttataaataccGATACATGATATCATTTTGTACACCTATTTAAGTGACTTTCCCCTCGCTTAAGACCAAAGGGGTGCCTTTGGACGAAACGCACTCTAGACCCCCTTAGCCTTATGGTGTTTAGGTGACTTAAAACATGAGTAAATACCTGCCAGGAGCAAGAGGCCCCAGGACACGGGCAACTATAGGGCCGGAACTCGCAGATCTCCTCGTGTTCGGCCTTCTCGTTGAGCCCTAGAGACATGCGGCAGCCGGTGGACTTGTGCTTGCAGGGGAACATCAAGTTGTTGGCGACCTTCTCCATCGCAAGGTTTCGGATATTACCTGGGGGAGAGTTAAAACTGGTTCCACCTTTGGGGGCGGTTTCTTACCAAGGGTCCCGCGGCAAGTCGGACAGCATGACAATTTCGGGCGACAGTTTGCGCAAACAAGGTGACCGACTTGGCACTGCATGATGGGAGGAAGGACAATCTCGAAGCAGACCGGACATTCGAAAAGCGCAGCTAACTCATCGGTGAGGGTTCCGGGAGTTGTCCCTCCAGGAAGGGTTGGTATCTGGCAGGTGGAACTCGACGCAGAAGGTTCTCCACTGCTGATTCCTCTGCGTTTGTGGCCAATCACTTGCGCCATTATCTCGTAAGGGATTTCGTTTTCTGCGAAAACAATAAGTTACTCAAAAATACAAGGGGGCCTACTCTACCTAAGGGCGCTAGCATCATTGAGGGCGAGAAAAAGCAACAATGTGCGTTGCCGAAATACCAATGGTTGGTATAATCATAACCAAGAAAGGCGTAGTGGTTGGACATGTTCACTCTCTTTGCACCTTAGCAACTGACTCAGACGGTCTTACCCCGTAATCAAGACACAACGATTGCAACTATGAATTtatcgcaaaaattttataattaaaccgTAATCGGCACACGATGTTACGCCGAAACTGCCAACTGAACGCTCTATGCTAGACTCACCACAATGATATTAACAGAAAAATGTGAACCAACCAACTGACTCGATAAGACAACTTGGTACAACTCTCAAGTTTCAAAAAAGACCGATACAACCTAATCCCATTGCACATAGATGATTCACAAACTTCCACTGTACTCAACCACCTCTACTTACGGTCAGAATTCCTGCGCATAGGCCTTTTCTTGATTTGAATCAAGATACTTGCTTCTTTTAATTGCAATCTAACCCTCGGCATCTTGCTTACACCCTCAAAAATATCTTCTTCACACAAAAAACCGTTAGTACGTGAAAGATCCAATTGAACAGTTCATTAAGAGATCATCAGAGGGGGTTTATAATTAATACTTTGAGGaccaaaaaataatccaaGCTTCCAAATCGATAGATGTAATCATGTGATGAGTGAAAATGCATCTCAAATTGTCTTAAAATcgtcaaataattaaaaaatcaagtcaTAAGCGCGGACCGTTACGTGACGTCATAAAGAGTTGGCGCCATGTCAATGACAATTGCTGCGCAGAGCCAACTTGTAACAAAGTTATCGCATTATTTACTCTTTagttgttttagttttttgatttttgttaagttttcGTTATTACAAAAGGTAAGTATCGACAATTATTGTTGTTTAACTGTTTCGCAGTATTTAAATGCTTGAACCGTCTTGAGTCTCAGGTGCGCGAGAAGTATGTACGTAGGTATGTAACGTACGATAAGGCTTTATTAGGTGTACTTTGTGACAGCTTTCATGTCGTGAAatacgattaaaaaaaattctcggtAAATCAACCTGTACAACCCCCATTTTtcgaatgaaatttttaatttggcaAAACTAACCAAAAATGTCCTTGAAATATCAACTTGTCTTTCATTTTATCCCCACTGCTTTTAAATCAAACGTCGAAATTTTGATTGGCAACATTATCGATAAACCGAAGGTATAAAGACCTAGCAAATCCCAATCTTAAAAATTCTATTATTgggtaaaaaaacatttaaactcaaagtttttgtaaataagtGGGACAAAAAATGACTGAATACTGCTCTGGATTGGTACAGCCTACAGTTGAGCAGTTTTTGAAGCAGCGTCGCTTCAAAGAATTCTCATGAA encodes:
- the sina gene encoding E3 ubiquitin-protein ligase Siah1 isoform X1; the protein is MSNHYAFLGYDYTNHWYFGNAHCCFFSPSMMLAPLENEIPYEIMAQVIGHKRRGISSGEPSASSSTCQIPTLPGGTTPGTLTDELAALFECPVCFEIVLPPIMQCQVGHLVCANCRPKLSCCPTCRGTLGNIRNLAMEKVANNLMFPCKHKSTGCRMSLGLNEKAEHEEICEFRPYSCPCPGASCSWQGQLDKVMVHLQHSHKNITTLNGEDIVFLATEINLAGAVDWVMMQSCFGHHFMLVLEKQEKNDGHTQFFAIVQLIGSRKQAEHFAYRLELNGNRRRLIWEAMPRSSHEGVASAIMASDCLAFDNSIAQHFADNGNLGINVTISLVC
- the sina gene encoding E3 ubiquitin-protein ligase Siah1 isoform X2, with protein sequence MAQVIGHKRRGISSGEPSASSSTCQIPTLPGGTTPGTLTDELAALFECPVCFEIVLPPIMQCQVGHLVCANCRPKLSCCPTCRGTLGNIRNLAMEKVANNLMFPCKHKSTGCRMSLGLNEKAEHEEICEFRPYSCPCPGASCSWQGQLDKVMVHLQHSHKNITTLNGEDIVFLATEINLAGAVDWVMMQSCFGHHFMLVLEKQEKNDGHTQFFAIVQLIGSRKQAEHFAYRLELNGNRRRLIWEAMPRSSHEGVASAIMASDCLAFDNSIAQHFADNGNLGINVTISLVC